A genomic segment from Flavobacterium litorale encodes:
- a CDS encoding RNA polymerase sigma factor, translating to MTTTTSNINELIILCKKGNQKAQYDVYNLYYKAMYNISLRIVKDSHWAEDIMQEAFLKAFTKLDSFKGEVTFGAWLKRIVINHSLDNYKKLNKEDVSPLDQVLYKVEEDTETESNSIDFSLMQIGQVKEAINNLKENYRIILTLLYIEGYDQEEICDILNINPGNCRTTISRAKSSLLKKLSA from the coding sequence TTGACGACCACAACCAGTAACATAAACGAATTAATTATTCTTTGTAAAAAAGGAAACCAAAAGGCGCAATACGACGTGTATAATTTATACTACAAGGCGATGTATAATATCTCGTTACGTATTGTTAAAGATAGCCATTGGGCAGAGGATATTATGCAAGAAGCATTTTTAAAAGCGTTTACAAAACTGGACAGTTTTAAAGGCGAAGTAACCTTTGGGGCATGGTTAAAACGTATTGTAATTAACCACAGTTTAGATAACTATAAAAAGCTAAATAAAGAAGATGTTTCCCCTTTGGATCAGGTACTGTATAAAGTGGAAGAAGATACAGAGACCGAAAGTAATAGCATCGATTTCTCTTTAATGCAAATAGGGCAAGTAAAAGAAGCTATTAATAATTTAAAGGAGAATTACAGAATAATACTTACCCTACTTTATATAGAAGGATATGACCAAGAAGAAATATGTGACATATTGAATATAAACCCTGGAAACTGCAGAACAACAATAAGCAGAGCTAAAAGCAGCTTGCTAAAAAAACTAAGTGCATAA
- a CDS encoding GNAT family N-acetyltransferase yields the protein MTFTTLHTSRLTLRVITPEAYNHIYTTYSDEAIMYTLGIPNAAALKQEKEKFYKGVTTYNRAFVHFYLVDATTDKVIGWCGYHTWYTDHNRAEIGYSLFDEDYKCKGHMSEVLPMALQYGFEVMNLYRIEALVSPENVPSLKLLNATGFVKEGHLREHYNHNGVMEDSLIYALLQHEYKP from the coding sequence ATGACTTTTACTACATTACATACTTCACGACTTACACTTCGTGTTATTACACCCGAAGCCTATAACCACATTTATACAACGTATAGCGATGAGGCTATAATGTACACCTTAGGCATACCAAATGCAGCTGCATTAAAACAAGAAAAAGAGAAGTTTTACAAAGGGGTTACTACATACAACAGGGCTTTTGTACATTTTTATTTGGTAGATGCCACTACTGATAAGGTAATTGGTTGGTGCGGTTACCATACGTGGTACACCGACCATAACAGAGCGGAAATAGGATACTCGTTATTTGATGAAGATTATAAATGTAAAGGACACATGAGCGAAGTGTTACCTATGGCATTACAGTATGGTTTTGAGGTTATGAACCTTTACCGCATTGAAGCATTGGTAAGTCCTGAAAATGTGCCATCGTTAAAATTATTAAATGCAACGGGGTTTGTAAAAGAAGGACATTTGCGAGAACATTATAACCATAATGGTGTTATGGAAGATTCTTTAATTTACGCGTTACTACAACATGAATATAAACCATAA
- a CDS encoding YebC/PmpR family DNA-binding transcriptional regulator encodes MGRAFEFRKARKMKRWSAMAKTFTRIGKDIVIAVKEGGPNPESNAKLRAVIQNAKAANMPKDNVERAIKKASDKDTANYKEVLFEGYAPHGIAILIETATDNNNRTVANIRSYFNKCNGTLGTQGSVEFMFDHTCNFRIPAEGQDIEELELEMIDFGVEEIFADEDGIIMYAPFESFGAIQKELENRELEILSSGFERIPQVTKELNEEQVADVEKLLEKIEEDDDVMNVYHTMKE; translated from the coding sequence ATGGGAAGAGCGTTCGAATTTAGAAAAGCGAGAAAAATGAAACGTTGGTCGGCTATGGCTAAAACGTTTACACGAATAGGAAAAGATATTGTAATTGCCGTTAAAGAAGGTGGACCAAACCCCGAAAGTAATGCAAAACTAAGAGCCGTAATACAAAATGCTAAGGCAGCTAATATGCCTAAGGATAATGTAGAGCGTGCTATAAAAAAAGCATCTGATAAAGATACAGCCAATTATAAAGAAGTATTATTTGAAGGCTATGCACCCCACGGCATAGCCATACTTATAGAAACAGCTACCGATAATAATAACCGTACCGTAGCCAACATTAGGAGTTATTTTAATAAATGTAACGGCACATTGGGCACACAAGGCTCGGTAGAATTTATGTTCGACCATACGTGTAACTTCCGTATCCCTGCCGAGGGGCAAGATATTGAGGAGCTAGAGTTGGAAATGATAGACTTTGGTGTAGAAGAAATTTTTGCTGATGAAGATGGCATTATAATGTACGCGCCTTTTGAAAGTTTTGGAGCAATACAAAAGGAACTCGAAAACAGAGAACTCGAAATACTATCGTCAGGGTTTGAAAGAATACCACAAGTTACCAAAGAACTTAACGAAGAACAGGTAGCCGATGTAGAAAAACTACTAGAAAAAATAGAAGAAGATGACGATGTTATGAATGTGTACCACACCATGAAAGAATAA
- the rimK gene encoding 30S ribosomal protein S6--L-glutamate ligase: protein MLDKVIVGSEEWCAFPELGIPTIKARVDSGAKTSALHAINIVPFEKEGKNWVKFDVNPIQNNTRTIIHCEAILVDKRTVKSSSGYREQRYVIQSEMQVGDSRWQIELTLTNRDSMGFRMLLGREAMSGRVIVDPEERFLLGEPTTEKLKEYYQKNQEEKKGLRIGLLASNPELYSNKRIMEAGEILGHEMHFLNLKYCYMKLDADTPQIHYRGGRILDDFDAIIPRIRPSMTFYGCAITRHFEALKVYSLNSSAAITQSRDKLYSLQLLLNHGIDIPTTGFANSPLDTNDLIKMVGGSPLIIKLLEGTQGKGVVLAETKKAAESVINAFKSLNANILVQEFIKEANGKDIRCFVIDGKVVAAIQREALPGEFRANIHLGGTATIIKATPDEKKIAIKAAKAMNLKVAGVDIIRSSKGPLLLEVNSSPGLEGIEGATGKDIAGDMIRAIEKNLKISK from the coding sequence ATGTTAGACAAAGTAATTGTAGGAAGTGAAGAGTGGTGTGCTTTTCCAGAACTTGGAATACCAACTATTAAAGCACGAGTAGATTCGGGTGCAAAAACATCTGCACTACACGCTATTAATATCGTACCGTTTGAAAAAGAGGGTAAAAACTGGGTAAAGTTCGATGTAAACCCAATACAGAATAACACCCGAACCATTATACATTGCGAAGCAATTTTAGTAGATAAACGTACCGTAAAAAGTTCTAGCGGATATCGGGAACAACGCTACGTAATACAATCGGAAATGCAAGTTGGCGACTCTCGTTGGCAAATTGAGCTTACCCTTACCAACCGCGATTCTATGGGATTTAGGATGCTATTGGGGCGTGAGGCAATGAGTGGCAGAGTAATAGTAGATCCCGAAGAACGTTTTTTGCTAGGCGAACCTACCACCGAAAAATTAAAAGAATATTATCAAAAAAATCAGGAGGAGAAAAAAGGGCTCCGAATAGGACTTCTTGCGAGTAACCCCGAACTGTATAGCAATAAGCGTATCATGGAAGCAGGTGAGATATTAGGGCACGAAATGCACTTTTTGAACCTGAAATACTGCTACATGAAATTGGATGCCGACACCCCGCAAATACATTATAGAGGTGGTAGGATATTAGACGATTTTGATGCTATTATACCCCGTATACGCCCTAGCATGACGTTTTATGGTTGTGCCATTACGCGGCACTTTGAGGCTCTAAAGGTATATTCGCTTAACTCATCGGCAGCCATAACACAATCACGAGATAAGCTGTACTCGTTACAATTGCTGCTTAACCATGGTATTGATATTCCTACAACAGGCTTTGCCAACTCACCACTAGATACTAACGACCTTATAAAAATGGTTGGCGGTTCGCCACTCATCATAAAACTACTCGAAGGAACACAGGGTAAAGGTGTGGTATTGGCAGAAACCAAAAAGGCAGCAGAAAGTGTTATTAATGCATTTAAAAGCCTTAATGCCAACATACTGGTACAAGAATTTATAAAAGAAGCCAATGGTAAAGACATACGTTGCTTTGTGATAGACGGTAAAGTAGTGGCTGCCATACAACGAGAAGCACTGCCTGGTGAGTTTAGAGCTAACATTCATTTAGGTGGTACAGCCACTATTATAAAAGCTACCCCCGATGAGAAAAAGATTGCCATTAAAGCGGCAAAAGCCATGAATTTAAAAGTAGCAGGAGTAGATATTATACGCTCGTCCAAAGGACCATTACTGCTGGAGGTAAACTCATCTCCAGGTTTAGAGGGTATTGAGGGTGCTACAGGAAAAGATATTGCAGGCGATATGATACGTGCCATAGAAAAGAATTTAAAAATTAGTAAGTAA
- a CDS encoding NAD(P)H-hydrate dehydratase: protein MKIFDAAIVRKADAVTIQKQQITATDLMERAATQVYLWVKQHFLDKDTAFYVFCGQGNNGGDGLVVARLLFKDGFDVVITIVEGAGKPTTDFLINLERVKQLGVSIVNTEYHPNTNSKRVIIDAIFGIGLTREPDEAVAAIIRYINNSAAIRVAIDVPSGMFLDRKTTIAVQADYLLTFQFPKLAFYLPDNYKYCNHIEILDIGLNKQFLKETPSNYHLTDRKEALKRFKPLLPYAHKGTQGHALLIGGSYGKIGAACLSVKAALKTGCGLVTAYIPKCGYEIVQTYIPEAMVITNGNKYITTIEHTIKTNAVGIGMGIGQEEETQQALFNFLKAQTQPVVIDADALNILAANKEWLTLLPEQSVITPHPKELERLMGSWDDDFDKLQKLQTLSKKHNIVIVAKDARTLVVQGNNIHINSTGNAALATGGSGDVLVGVITSLLAQGYTSNHASIFGVYLHGLTADIAVQEISAQSFTASDIIEYLGKAYKNLTVQG from the coding sequence ATGAAAATTTTTGATGCAGCTATAGTGCGTAAAGCAGATGCAGTAACAATACAAAAACAACAAATAACCGCTACCGATTTAATGGAGCGTGCGGCTACCCAAGTATATTTGTGGGTAAAGCAGCACTTTTTAGATAAAGATACAGCCTTTTATGTTTTTTGTGGACAGGGTAATAACGGAGGTGACGGACTTGTAGTTGCCCGATTGTTATTTAAAGACGGGTTTGATGTAGTAATTACCATAGTAGAGGGGGCAGGCAAACCCACTACGGATTTTTTGATAAACCTCGAAAGGGTAAAACAACTAGGCGTTTCAATTGTCAATACGGAATATCATCCCAATACCAACTCAAAAAGAGTTATTATCGATGCTATTTTTGGTATTGGGCTTACCCGTGAGCCAGACGAAGCCGTTGCAGCTATTATAAGATATATTAATAATAGTGCAGCGATTAGAGTAGCGATAGATGTTCCTTCGGGGATGTTTTTGGACAGGAAAACCACAATAGCAGTACAAGCTGATTATTTGTTAACCTTTCAGTTTCCGAAACTAGCCTTTTATTTACCAGATAACTATAAATATTGTAACCATATTGAAATCCTAGATATTGGTTTGAATAAACAGTTTTTAAAAGAAACACCATCTAACTACCACTTAACAGATAGGAAAGAGGCTCTAAAACGGTTTAAACCGTTGCTGCCTTATGCACACAAAGGCACGCAAGGGCATGCATTACTAATAGGTGGTAGTTACGGTAAAATAGGAGCTGCCTGCCTATCGGTAAAAGCAGCATTAAAAACAGGTTGCGGGTTGGTTACCGCTTACATACCCAAATGTGGGTACGAAATTGTACAAACATACATTCCCGAAGCTATGGTTATTACAAATGGAAACAAATACATAACAACTATAGAGCATACAATAAAAACAAATGCTGTTGGTATAGGTATGGGAATAGGGCAGGAGGAAGAAACACAACAAGCTTTGTTTAACTTTTTAAAAGCACAAACACAACCTGTTGTTATTGATGCCGATGCATTAAACATACTAGCTGCCAATAAAGAATGGCTTACTTTATTACCCGAACAATCTGTAATTACACCACACCCTAAAGAGTTGGAAAGACTTATGGGGAGTTGGGATGATGATTTTGACAAGCTCCAAAAACTCCAAACGCTATCCAAAAAACACAACATTGTTATAGTAGCTAAAGATGCCCGTACCCTTGTGGTACAAGGAAACAACATACACATAAACAGTACAGGAAATGCTGCTTTGGCAACAGGTGGTAGTGGCGATGTGCTCGTAGGGGTTATTACCTCACTTTTAGCACAAGGCTACACCTCTAACCATGCCTCTATTTTTGGTGTATACTTGCACGGATTAACAGCCGATATTGCTGTTCAGGAGATTAGTGCTCAATCATTTACGGCATCCGATATTATTGAATATCTTGGTAAAGCATATAAAAATCTTACTGTACAGGGCTAA
- a CDS encoding S41 family peptidase, with protein MKKCIALVVLFSVFARAQDTERACDVFSKINNVLQSQHFKPKPIDDSLSVYVFNTIIEELDDNHTLFLQHEYDTLAKHKYRLDDHLKNRDCSFFEDFITVYKTALNRNKSIVEALTDTNLPHTITDTMRYAKKAFPYNKKTETNKKFIRKKMIFDILEDVAKQSKNKDSLKALLPKLFAASKTKITNNYLCRITTLLNPAEGFEHRMYNKFYSTFCNYFDPHSTYFNYSEHNSFVATIASEKYSLGLYVSQNEDEEIIVEEVVPGGPAYKSYKIDKGDQILKLAANDTEYTVSCASMDAITDIVFSDAYRNVVLTLRKKDGTIYSVVLEKTIMKSDDHSVYSYILGNEHPVGYIKIPSFYTAFDYKSLKGCADDVAKEVIKLKKQGIEGLIIDLQYNGGGAMDEVINMAGMFINFGPLSIITNKKRQNNVIKDYNRGMLYDGPMVVVVNSFSASASEFFAGVMQDYNRAVIVGNTTLGKASMQSILPLNDGEDNEDFIKVTIDKFYRVTGQSSQYTGIIPDVALPEFFEELLPRESSMPTAMKNDTLKKRLRFKKMPDVALKKAIALSNQRIATDSLFTTIKTINKRINKLYNEDKPPLPITFDAVFNDVHSIDTLWGDINKIREHENKLIVHSIPHAINTTVTDDDFYNSINEYKQKLLKSDLFVYEGLHVINNIIAIKMQ; from the coding sequence ATGAAAAAATGTATCGCACTTGTAGTATTGTTTTCGGTTTTTGCGAGAGCACAAGATACTGAAAGAGCGTGCGATGTTTTTTCTAAAATAAATAACGTGTTGCAATCGCAACACTTTAAGCCTAAACCGATAGACGACAGCCTATCGGTTTATGTTTTTAATACAATAATAGAAGAGCTAGACGATAACCATACCTTGTTTTTGCAACACGAATACGATACGCTTGCAAAACACAAGTACAGGTTGGACGACCATTTAAAAAACAGGGATTGCTCTTTTTTTGAAGATTTTATAACTGTATACAAAACAGCACTCAATCGTAATAAAAGCATCGTTGAGGCATTAACCGACACCAACCTACCGCACACTATTACCGATACCATGCGGTACGCCAAAAAAGCATTCCCGTACAATAAAAAGACTGAAACAAATAAAAAATTCATTCGTAAAAAAATGATTTTTGATATTCTGGAAGATGTTGCCAAGCAGAGTAAAAATAAAGATTCATTAAAGGCACTATTACCAAAGTTATTTGCAGCATCTAAAACAAAAATTACAAACAATTATTTGTGCCGTATTACTACGCTACTAAATCCTGCCGAAGGTTTTGAGCATCGTATGTACAACAAATTTTACTCTACGTTTTGTAATTATTTCGATCCACACTCAACCTATTTCAACTATAGCGAACACAATAGCTTTGTAGCTACTATCGCATCAGAAAAATACTCTTTAGGATTGTATGTGAGCCAAAACGAAGACGAAGAAATTATTGTAGAGGAGGTAGTACCTGGTGGTCCCGCTTATAAAAGCTATAAAATAGATAAAGGCGACCAGATTTTAAAACTCGCTGCTAACGATACTGAATATACAGTATCGTGCGCATCTATGGACGCCATAACCGATATTGTTTTTTCTGACGCCTATCGTAACGTAGTACTCACACTACGTAAAAAAGATGGTACCATTTATTCGGTAGTACTCGAAAAAACAATAATGAAATCAGACGACCATAGCGTATATAGTTATATATTAGGTAATGAGCACCCTGTAGGATATATTAAAATACCTAGTTTTTATACCGCCTTTGATTATAAAAGCCTAAAAGGTTGCGCAGATGATGTTGCTAAAGAAGTAATTAAATTAAAAAAACAAGGCATTGAGGGGCTTATTATCGACCTACAATACAACGGCGGTGGTGCTATGGACGAGGTTATAAATATGGCAGGAATGTTTATAAACTTTGGTCCGTTAAGTATTATAACCAACAAAAAAAGGCAAAATAACGTTATAAAAGATTATAACCGAGGTATGCTGTACGATGGTCCTATGGTAGTTGTAGTAAACAGTTTTTCGGCATCGGCAAGCGAATTTTTTGCAGGCGTAATGCAAGATTATAACCGTGCCGTAATAGTAGGCAATACCACCTTAGGTAAAGCCAGTATGCAAAGCATATTACCTTTAAATGACGGAGAAGATAATGAAGATTTTATAAAAGTTACCATTGATAAGTTTTACAGGGTTACAGGGCAAAGCAGCCAATACACAGGTATAATACCCGATGTGGCCTTACCTGAGTTTTTCGAGGAATTATTACCCCGAGAAAGCAGTATGCCTACAGCCATGAAAAATGATACCCTTAAAAAACGACTACGATTTAAAAAAATGCCCGATGTAGCACTAAAAAAGGCAATTGCACTAAGTAACCAACGTATAGCTACCGATAGTTTGTTTACCACTATTAAAACAATTAACAAGCGTATTAATAAACTATACAATGAAGACAAACCACCACTACCCATAACCTTTGATGCTGTTTTTAACGACGTACACAGCATTGATACACTGTGGGGCGATATTAATAAAATACGAGAGCACGAAAACAAGTTAATAGTACATAGCATACCACATGCCATAAATACAACTGTAACAGACGATGATTTTTACAACAGCATTAACGAGTACAAACAAAAACTACTTAAAAGTGACTTATTTGTGTACGAAGGATTACATGTTATAAACAACATTATAGCAATAAAAATGCAGTAA
- a CDS encoding IS1595 family transposase: MLTTIKSMLHLMQTFPTEESCIKYMELMLWGGETPVSPFDSSSVVYKCNGINYKCKNTGKYFNVKTGTMYENTKLPLQKWFMAVWLVTCHKKGIASTQLARDIEVTQKTAWFMLQRIRACFGVENYNELGDIVEADESFYGGKNRNRHRNKRVKNSQGRSCKDKTPVLGLVQRGGKLTAIVTKDTSPESLKPEIKKYVKPETIFISDDWRGYRGLDDSYLHFTVKHSDKGYKNDYDSAVHTNNIEGAWKIMKNSVRDMYNSVSRKHLQFYVDEFVYRYNMRKVPDSEKFNHLLRNSNVRTTYQALVA; this comes from the coding sequence ATGTTAACTACTATCAAGTCAATGTTACACTTGATGCAAACGTTTCCAACAGAGGAGTCGTGCATCAAGTACATGGAGTTGATGTTGTGGGGAGGTGAAACACCTGTTTCTCCTTTTGACAGCTCTTCAGTAGTCTACAAATGCAACGGTATCAACTATAAGTGTAAAAACACTGGTAAGTACTTTAATGTAAAGACGGGAACCATGTACGAAAATACAAAACTGCCCCTCCAGAAATGGTTCATGGCAGTATGGTTAGTCACGTGTCACAAGAAAGGGATTGCTTCGACTCAACTCGCAAGAGATATAGAAGTAACCCAAAAGACAGCGTGGTTTATGCTACAACGAATCCGAGCTTGCTTCGGAGTGGAGAATTATAACGAATTGGGAGACATTGTCGAAGCCGATGAGTCTTTCTATGGAGGTAAGAACCGTAACAGACACCGCAACAAAAGAGTTAAGAACTCACAAGGGAGGTCATGTAAAGATAAGACCCCTGTTTTAGGGTTGGTTCAGAGAGGTGGTAAGCTTACAGCCATAGTTACTAAAGACACATCCCCAGAATCCTTAAAACCTGAAATAAAGAAGTATGTTAAACCAGAAACAATATTCATTTCAGACGATTGGAGAGGATACAGGGGACTTGATGACAGTTATCTCCACTTCACTGTAAAGCACTCGGATAAGGGGTATAAGAATGATTATGACAGTGCTGTGCATACGAATAATATTGAGGGAGCTTGGAAAATCATGAAGAACTCTGTCAGGGATATGTATAACAGTGTTTCAAGGAAGCATCTTCAATTTTATGTAGACGAATTTGTTTACAGGTATAATATGAGGAAGGTTCCTGATTCGGAGAAGTTTAATCACTTACTTCGAAATTCAAATGTGAGAACAACATATCAAGCTTTAGTAGCTTGA
- the gcvT gene encoding glycine cleavage system aminomethyltransferase GcvT, whose protein sequence is MKNTALTHIHEALGAKMVPFAGYNMPVQYEGVTTEHETVRNGVGVFDVSHMGEFLIEGPKALDLIQKVCSNDASVLTVGRAQYSCMPNDTGGIVDDLIIYRIKEEQYLLVVNASNIEKDWTWISSKNDMGATMRDISDDYSLLAIQGPMAMEAMQSLTSIDLAAIKYYHFEVADFAGAENVIISATGYTGSGGFEIYAKNSEIEKIWNTVFEAGKPYNIKPIGLAARDTLRLEMGFCLYGNDIDDTTSPLEAGLGWITKFTKDFNNSDFLKQQKEAGVIRKLVGFELTERGIPRHGYDITDGNDVIIGNVTSGTMSPSLSKGIGLGYVPVDYSKEGSEIYIKIRKNEVPSKVVKLPFYKK, encoded by the coding sequence ATGAAAAATACTGCGCTTACGCACATTCACGAAGCATTAGGGGCTAAAATGGTTCCGTTTGCTGGCTATAATATGCCTGTACAATACGAGGGAGTAACTACAGAACACGAAACTGTGAGAAACGGTGTTGGTGTTTTTGATGTATCGCATATGGGCGAATTTTTAATTGAAGGTCCTAAAGCACTGGATTTAATACAGAAGGTTTGCAGTAACGATGCATCTGTACTTACCGTAGGTCGTGCGCAATATTCGTGCATGCCCAACGATACGGGTGGAATTGTGGACGATCTTATTATTTATCGTATTAAAGAGGAGCAATATTTACTGGTAGTAAATGCATCGAACATAGAAAAAGACTGGACGTGGATTTCGAGTAAAAATGATATGGGTGCTACAATGCGTGATATCTCAGACGATTACTCGCTATTGGCAATACAAGGTCCTATGGCTATGGAGGCAATGCAGTCGCTTACCTCGATAGATTTAGCAGCAATTAAATACTACCATTTTGAGGTTGCCGATTTTGCAGGTGCAGAAAACGTTATTATTTCGGCTACGGGCTATACAGGTAGCGGTGGTTTTGAAATTTACGCTAAAAATAGTGAGATTGAAAAAATATGGAATACTGTTTTTGAAGCAGGTAAACCATACAACATAAAACCTATAGGGCTTGCTGCACGCGATACCTTACGCCTGGAAATGGGCTTTTGCCTTTATGGTAATGATATTGACGATACTACATCGCCTTTAGAGGCTGGTTTGGGTTGGATTACTAAATTTACGAAAGATTTTAATAATAGCGATTTTTTAAAACAACAAAAAGAAGCTGGCGTTATACGAAAATTAGTAGGTTTTGAGCTCACTGAGCGTGGCATACCAAGACATGGTTATGATATTACCGATGGAAACGATGTAATTATAGGTAACGTAACATCAGGTACTATGTCGCCCTCACTAAGTAAAGGTATTGGCTTGGGTTATGTACCTGTAGATTATAGTAAGGAAGGTAGCGAAATATATATTAAAATCCGTAAAAACGAAGTTCCTTCCAAAGTAGTTAAACTACCGTTTTACAAAAAATAA
- the hutH gene encoding histidine ammonia-lyase — protein MDTIHYISSDTLSIEIVQDILVHDKKLALSEEAIINIEKCRTYLDNKMKEHDEPIYGINTGFGSLCNVKISNSDLSKLQENLVKSHACGTGDEVPEAIIKIMLLLKIQSLSYGHSGVQLQTVERLIEFYNNDILPVVYTLGSLGASGDLAPLAHLSLPLLGEGEVYANGFRQPTHKVMDKMGWKPITLQSKEGLALLNGTQFMAAYGVYILLKSIKYCYLADVIGAISLEGFDGRIEPFNALIHMVRPHKGQVVTAKRMKELLENSEIIAQPKKHVQDPYSFRCIPQVHGATKDTIDYVKKVFRTEINSVTDNPNIFIDSDEIISGGNFHGQPLALTLDFLGIALSELGSISERRTYQLISGLRDLPPFLVSNPGLNSGFMIPQYTAASIVSQNKQLATPASVDSIVSSNGQEDHVSMGANAATKALRIIENVERILAIELMNASQAIEFRRPLKSSEFIEMFLKSYREEVPLVGEDRILHYDIENTIAFLSNLQIDNSVFE, from the coding sequence ATGGATACCATACACTATATAAGTTCTGATACGTTATCGATTGAAATTGTACAAGATATACTGGTGCACGATAAAAAATTAGCCCTATCAGAAGAGGCAATCATAAATATTGAAAAGTGCCGTACTTACCTCGATAATAAAATGAAAGAACACGACGAACCCATTTATGGTATTAATACTGGGTTTGGGTCGTTATGTAATGTAAAAATATCAAACTCAGATTTATCTAAACTACAAGAAAACCTAGTAAAATCGCACGCTTGTGGTACAGGTGATGAGGTGCCTGAGGCTATTATAAAAATAATGCTGTTGCTTAAAATACAATCGTTAAGCTATGGGCATTCGGGTGTACAGTTACAAACCGTAGAACGATTGATTGAGTTTTATAATAACGATATACTACCCGTGGTATATACATTAGGCTCGTTAGGGGCATCGGGCGACCTTGCTCCGCTAGCACACTTATCGTTACCATTATTGGGTGAAGGTGAGGTATACGCCAACGGATTTCGCCAACCCACTCATAAAGTAATGGACAAAATGGGGTGGAAGCCCATAACATTACAATCGAAAGAAGGGTTAGCCTTGCTTAACGGTACGCAATTTATGGCAGCGTATGGTGTATATATACTATTAAAATCGATTAAATACTGCTATTTGGCGGATGTTATTGGTGCCATATCGTTAGAAGGGTTTGATGGCAGAATTGAGCCTTTTAATGCGTTAATACATATGGTGCGCCCACATAAAGGACAGGTAGTTACCGCTAAGCGTATGAAAGAACTCCTTGAAAATAGTGAGATTATTGCGCAGCCTAAAAAACACGTACAAGACCCTTATTCGTTTAGATGCATACCACAGGTACACGGTGCCACAAAGGATACAATCGACTATGTAAAGAAAGTATTCCGTACCGAGATTAATTCCGTTACCGATAATCCGAATATATTTATTGATAGTGATGAAATTATATCGGGAGGCAACTTCCACGGACAACCTTTGGCGTTAACGTTAGATTTTCTAGGAATAGCATTATCGGAGTTGGGCAGTATATCCGAACGACGTACGTACCAACTCATATCAGGCTTGCGCGATTTGCCACCATTTTTAGTTTCTAACCCTGGATTAAACTCTGGTTTTATGATACCACAATATACTGCTGCTAGTATTGTGAGCCAGAACAAGCAATTGGCGACACCTGCTAGTGTAGATAGTATAGTATCGTCCAACGGGCAAGAAGACCATGTGAGTATGGGAGCTAATGCTGCAACAAAAGCACTTAGAATAATAGAAAATGTAGAGCGCATTCTCGCCATAGAACTTATGAATGCTTCGCAGGCGATAGAATTTAGACGACCACTTAAATCAAGTGAGTTTATAGAGATGTTCTTGAAATCGTATCGTGAAGAAGTGCCGTTAGTAGGCGAGGACAGAATATTACACTATGATATAGAAAATACAATAGCGTTTTTGAGTAATTTACAAATTGACAATAGCGTTTTTGAATAG